The stretch of DNA GGTACTACTTGGCCCAGCAGGGGATTATCGTCATCTCCGTGGACCATCGGGGCTCTGGCCACTTTGGCAAGAAGGGCGTGGCCGCCATGCATCGCAACCTGGGCAAATGGGAGATGCACGATCTCATTGCCGCGGTCAAGTGGCTGCGCCAGCAACCTTTTGTCGACCCGGCGCGCATCGGCATCGAGGGCGGAAGCTACGGGGGCTACACCACCTGCATGGCCCTCACCTACGGGGCGGACTATTTCACCCACGGCGTGGCGGAGTATTCGGTAACCGATTGGCGTCTCTACGACACGGTGTACACTGAGCGGTACATGGACACGCCTGCGGAGAATCCCGATGGCTATGCCTTTGGCTCGGTCCTCACCCACGCCGACAAGTACAAAGGGCACCTGCTCATCACCCACGGCACGATGGACGACAACGTGCATATGCAGAACACCATTCAGTTCATCGACCGTCTGGAGGAGCTCAACAAGGAGTTCTCTCTGATGCTCTATCCCAATGCCCGGCATGGCATCGGCGGCAGAAAGGGCGCCCACGCGCGCAAGGCAACTGTGCAATTCTGGTTCCGCCACTTCCTCGGCAAGGACATACCAACTGAAGAGACCGCTGAGTAGAGACCGCAGACCGACA from Calditrichota bacterium encodes:
- a CDS encoding S9 family peptidase, which codes for YYYDMSGKLRQRLTSGEFTVSSINLVDEANRAVYFQGAPKGVVESHLYRVGLDGKGLKKLTAAPGSHRCNVSPQGSYFIDTYSSIAHPSKMELRSSDGSLVRTLGDTRLPIMDEYALGKVELFTIPSGDGYDLPAVWVLPPDFDPAQRYPVLFEIYGGPASPTVSNSFRRLSWYYLAQQGIIVISVDHRGSGHFGKKGVAAMHRNLGKWEMHDLIAAVKWLRQQPFVDPARIGIEGGSYGGYTTCMALTYGADYFTHGVAEYSVTDWRLYDTVYTERYMDTPAENPDGYAFGSVLTHADKYKGHLLITHGTMDDNVHMQNTIQFIDRLEELNKEFSLMLYPNARHGIGGRKGAHARKATVQFWFRHFLGKDIPTEETAE